A genomic stretch from Bacillus sp. N1-1 includes:
- the aroB gene encoding 3-dehydroquinate synthase: MDSLSIDTNGGSYPVYIGTGIRFKWQELVKGSYSSFFIITDEEVEGRYLSSIQQDKEIQTFVVPSGEESKSFSRYHEVMTALLKADLDRQACIIALGGGVVGDLAGFAAATYMRGIDFVQIPTTLLAHDSSVGGKTGINHELGKNLIGAFHQPAAVIYDTECLRTLPDREWRSGFSEVIKHALIHDEAFLNWLMESGKPVQDYSNEELQFIIKKGIAVKGAIVKEDEREKGIRAYLNFGHTLGHAIEAELGYGKMTHGEAVAIGMIYALRMSEEYFQTTFRMDDIEKWFQEIGLPTTVPKELNASQLIERMKKDKKAENKTLQLVLLKRIGQPIKVKVNDDIALKLLRASIEGSGAH, translated from the coding sequence ATGGATTCACTATCGATTGATACAAATGGTGGAAGCTATCCCGTTTATATCGGAACTGGGATACGCTTCAAATGGCAAGAGCTGGTCAAAGGCTCCTACTCAAGTTTCTTCATTATTACGGACGAAGAAGTGGAAGGAAGATATTTATCATCAATTCAGCAGGATAAAGAAATACAAACGTTTGTCGTTCCATCAGGGGAGGAATCCAAATCATTTTCCCGTTATCATGAAGTGATGACTGCGTTACTTAAAGCTGATTTAGATCGGCAAGCATGCATCATTGCTCTTGGCGGCGGAGTTGTGGGAGATCTTGCAGGTTTTGCTGCCGCTACATATATGCGGGGGATTGATTTTGTTCAAATTCCTACAACGCTACTCGCTCATGATTCAAGCGTTGGTGGGAAGACAGGGATTAATCATGAACTTGGAAAAAACTTAATTGGTGCATTTCATCAACCAGCAGCCGTTATTTATGATACAGAGTGCCTGCGAACCCTACCAGATCGGGAATGGCGCTCAGGGTTTAGTGAAGTGATTAAGCATGCGCTTATTCATGATGAAGCGTTTTTAAACTGGTTAATGGAAAGCGGAAAGCCTGTGCAGGATTATAGCAATGAAGAGCTTCAATTTATTATTAAAAAGGGTATTGCTGTGAAAGGTGCTATTGTAAAAGAAGATGAGCGTGAAAAAGGAATTCGTGCATATCTAAACTTTGGTCATACGCTTGGTCACGCCATTGAAGCAGAGCTAGGGTATGGCAAAATGACTCATGGAGAAGCAGTGGCTATTGGTATGATTTATGCGCTGCGTATGAGTGAGGAATATTTTCAAACAACATTTCGTATGGATGACATAGAGAAATGGTTTCAAGAAATTGGGCTCCCTACAACAGTTCCGAAAGAGCTTAATGCGAGTCAATTAATTGAGAGAATGAAGAAAGATAAAAAAGCAGAAAACAAAACGTTGCAGCTTGTTTTATTAAAGAGAATTGGTCAACCAATAAAGGTGAAGGTAAACGATGATATCGCTCTTAAATTACTTCGAGCTAGTATAGAAGGGAGTGGAGCTCATTGA
- the aroH gene encoding chorismate mutase, translated as MIRGIRGATTVSLNEKEEIIRATTSLLEQLIEQNDVEPNRVASIQFTMTRDLDAVFPAEAVRAFKGWSNVPLLCSSEIPVQGALPLCIRLLMTVNTSMDQHEIKHVYLEKAISLRPDLAS; from the coding sequence TTGATTCGAGGGATTCGAGGAGCAACAACGGTTAGTCTTAATGAAAAGGAAGAAATTATTCGTGCAACGACTTCGTTATTAGAACAATTAATAGAGCAAAATGACGTTGAACCGAATCGGGTTGCATCCATTCAATTTACGATGACTAGAGACTTAGATGCGGTATTTCCAGCTGAAGCAGTCCGCGCATTTAAAGGATGGTCAAATGTTCCCTTGCTATGCTCGTCTGAAATCCCAGTTCAAGGTGCGTTGCCTTTGTGCATTCGATTATTAATGACGGTGAATACATCAATGGATCAGCATGAAATCAAGCATGTTTACCTAGAGAAAGCTATATCGCTCCGTCCCGACCTTGCGAGTTGA
- the aroC gene encoding chorismate synthase: protein MRYLTAGESHGPQLTTILEGLPSGLELLAEDINTELARRQLGYGRGRRMQIEKDQVQILSGVRHAKSTGAPIALVVENKDWTHWKNYMGAEPLTKEQEENMKRQISRPRPGHADLNGAIKYNHRDMRNVLERSSARETTVRVAAGAVAKKLLNSLGIQVAGHVRMIGGIESQYEGDMSLEEIKRVSEESPVRSLDEEAGNKMMQAIDDAKKNGDSIGGVVEVIVEGLPVGLGSHVHYDRKLDAKIAGAVMSINAFKGVEFGIGFEAARKPGSEVHDEIQWSESEGYTRKTNRLGGFEGGMTTGMPIVVKGVMKPIPTLYKPLQSVDIDSKEPFQASIERSDSCAVPAASVVAENVVAWEVACSILDKFGHDRIEEIADALDRYRTYSREF, encoded by the coding sequence ATGAGATACTTAACAGCAGGAGAATCACACGGACCACAGCTAACGACAATACTTGAAGGACTTCCTTCTGGTCTTGAGCTATTGGCAGAAGATATTAACACTGAACTTGCGAGGCGCCAGCTTGGATATGGGCGTGGTCGACGTATGCAAATTGAAAAGGATCAGGTTCAAATTTTAAGCGGAGTTCGACATGCGAAATCGACGGGTGCTCCCATTGCGCTTGTTGTAGAAAATAAAGACTGGACGCACTGGAAAAATTATATGGGTGCAGAGCCATTAACGAAAGAACAAGAAGAAAACATGAAGCGTCAAATCTCACGACCACGTCCTGGACATGCAGATTTAAATGGCGCTATTAAATACAATCATCGTGATATGAGAAATGTTTTAGAACGGTCATCCGCTAGAGAGACAACGGTAAGGGTTGCTGCAGGAGCTGTAGCAAAAAAACTTCTTAACTCACTTGGTATTCAGGTTGCGGGACATGTACGTATGATTGGCGGCATTGAGAGTCAATATGAAGGCGATATGTCTTTAGAAGAAATCAAGCGTGTTTCTGAAGAATCTCCTGTCCGAAGTCTTGATGAAGAAGCAGGTAATAAGATGATGCAAGCGATTGATGATGCAAAGAAAAATGGTGATTCAATCGGTGGTGTTGTAGAAGTGATTGTAGAAGGTTTACCTGTTGGACTTGGTAGTCATGTTCACTATGATCGTAAGCTTGATGCAAAAATTGCTGGAGCTGTCATGAGCATTAATGCATTTAAAGGTGTTGAGTTTGGAATAGGCTTTGAGGCTGCTAGAAAGCCGGGTAGTGAAGTTCACGACGAAATTCAATGGTCTGAGTCAGAAGGATACACGCGGAAAACCAATCGCCTTGGAGGCTTTGAGGGCGGCATGACGACAGGAATGCCTATAGTCGTAAAAGGGGTTATGAAACCTATACCAACACTATACAAACCACTGCAAAGTGTGGATATCGATTCAAAGGAGCCTTTCCAGGCAAGTATTGAACGATCGGACAGCTGTGCAGTACCGGCAGCTAGCGTTGTTGCTGAGAATGTTGTTGCGTGGGAAGTCGCTTGTTCGATTCTTGATAAATTTGGACATGATCGAATAGAAGAAATTGCGGATGCGCTAGATCGCTACAGGACATATAGCCGGGAGTTTTAA
- the trpD gene encoding anthranilate phosphoribosyltransferase, giving the protein MFKEQLSRMIEGHTLTESEAEQVMDIIMGGRANDAQIASFLTILHMRGESVEELTGFVRSLRNHVVQLDHGGLPLIDTCGTGGDGHSTFNISTASAILVSSLGVKVAKHGNKAVSSKSGSADVLDELGIPTQSSRDEAVATLKEKNMCFLFAPNYHVAMKHAVNARRAIGFRTVFNSLGPLANPAGSQSQLIGVYSHEKALKMAEALKRLGTERALLVTGGEGIDECSISTYTDFVELRNGEITTYRRTPEEVGLVTSNPKDLVVNTSKESADLIEKIFNDQGNEASTGIVLYNAGAALYLAGACESIKDGVQMAKEAILNGTGQDQLNALSANKELNVHA; this is encoded by the coding sequence ATGTTTAAAGAACAATTAAGTAGAATGATTGAAGGTCATACCCTGACAGAATCTGAAGCGGAACAAGTGATGGATATCATTATGGGAGGAAGAGCAAACGATGCACAAATCGCAAGCTTTTTAACGATTCTTCACATGAGAGGTGAATCAGTTGAAGAACTGACAGGGTTTGTTCGCTCGCTCCGAAATCACGTTGTTCAGTTAGATCATGGTGGACTTCCGCTTATCGATACTTGTGGAACAGGAGGCGACGGGCACTCTACCTTTAACATATCTACAGCTTCTGCCATTCTCGTTTCGAGTCTTGGGGTGAAAGTTGCAAAACACGGTAACAAAGCAGTGTCTTCGAAAAGTGGAAGTGCAGATGTTTTGGACGAACTTGGCATCCCGACTCAGTCAAGCCGGGACGAAGCGGTTGCAACCCTTAAAGAAAAAAACATGTGCTTTCTATTTGCACCAAACTATCATGTAGCAATGAAACACGCAGTAAATGCGCGGAGGGCGATTGGTTTTAGAACGGTCTTTAATAGCCTGGGTCCTCTAGCTAACCCGGCTGGTAGTCAGTCTCAGTTAATTGGTGTTTATAGTCATGAAAAGGCGCTGAAAATGGCAGAAGCATTGAAGCGTCTTGGGACAGAGCGTGCACTACTTGTTACTGGTGGAGAAGGAATCGATGAGTGTTCTATTTCCACTTATACTGATTTCGTTGAACTGAGGAATGGTGAAATCACTACGTATCGCCGCACCCCAGAAGAAGTTGGACTTGTTACAAGTAACCCAAAGGATTTGGTAGTAAACACTTCAAAAGAAAGTGCAGATTTGATAGAGAAAATTTTTAACGATCAAGGAAACGAAGCTAGTACGGGGATTGTTCTTTACAATGCTGGAGCAGCTCTTTATCTAGCTGGAGCTTGTGAATCCATCAAGGATGGTGTTCAAATGGCAAAAGAAGCCATTTTGAATGGAACAGGTCAAGATCAACTAAATGCATTAAGCGCAAACAAGGAGCTGAATGTTCATGCTTGA
- the trpE gene encoding anthranilate synthase component I produces the protein MTTDYSSFQRDATQFGMIPIMKSYFLDTATPIQIFQNIGKRASFLLESSDQESKWSRYSFIGVDPIYSLIEQKGIFTVIDANGSGILQRNDFQSGVKALFDYLNPKLPEHEFPFYGGAVGYIGYDAVSQFDKIPLHPERDEDMPLFHFIVCENLLIFDHHLKRLTVCHHARLREGADVEKIYNNAFSVMEELVTLSSKSNQSEVMVLPEDTSHEVDFSQIKSNYEKHQFLNDVNKIKSYIEEGDVFQAVLSQRFEKDVTIGGLDLYRVLRVINPSPYMFYLKMNDFEIIGSSPEKLVQVRDGEIEIDPIAGTRKRGRTDQEDNELAEELLQDEKERAEHYMLVDLARNDVGRVAEYGSVSVPQLMDIGRFSHVMHIISKVTGVLAPQFTSLDAVVASFPAGTVSGAPKVRAMQILNELEPTSRSIYSGAIGYIGFDGNIDSCIAIRTMVIKDGTAYVQAGAGIVADSIPENEWEETRNKASALIKAIQVAEAIFDKKEEQLNV, from the coding sequence TTGACTACAGATTATTCTTCTTTTCAAAGGGATGCCACACAGTTCGGCATGATCCCGATAATGAAGTCGTATTTTCTTGATACGGCGACACCCATTCAAATTTTTCAAAACATTGGTAAACGAGCGAGTTTTCTATTAGAGAGTAGTGATCAGGAGTCGAAATGGTCACGCTACTCCTTTATTGGAGTCGATCCAATTTATTCGCTAATTGAACAAAAAGGAATTTTTACCGTTATTGATGCCAATGGTTCAGGTATTCTGCAACGAAATGATTTCCAATCAGGTGTAAAAGCCCTGTTTGACTATTTAAACCCGAAGCTTCCAGAACATGAATTTCCTTTTTATGGTGGCGCTGTTGGCTATATCGGCTATGATGCTGTTAGCCAATTTGATAAAATTCCACTTCATCCAGAGCGGGATGAGGATATGCCGCTTTTTCATTTCATTGTTTGTGAGAATTTACTAATTTTTGATCATCATTTAAAGCGTTTGACGGTTTGTCACCATGCAAGATTAAGAGAAGGAGCGGATGTTGAAAAGATTTACAACAATGCTTTCTCGGTGATGGAAGAGCTCGTCACTCTTTCTTCAAAGTCAAACCAATCGGAAGTGATGGTACTGCCTGAAGATACTTCTCACGAAGTGGATTTCTCACAAATAAAATCGAATTATGAAAAGCATCAATTTTTAAATGATGTAAATAAAATAAAATCTTACATTGAGGAGGGTGATGTCTTTCAAGCTGTATTATCTCAGCGATTTGAAAAAGATGTCACGATTGGAGGGTTGGATCTTTATCGGGTCCTTCGCGTCATTAATCCATCTCCCTACATGTTTTATTTAAAGATGAATGATTTTGAAATTATTGGGAGCTCACCTGAGAAATTAGTTCAGGTTCGGGATGGGGAAATTGAGATCGATCCAATAGCTGGTACGAGAAAGCGCGGTAGAACTGACCAAGAAGATAATGAACTTGCAGAAGAATTACTTCAAGACGAGAAAGAGCGGGCGGAACATTACATGCTCGTTGATCTGGCGAGAAATGATGTTGGTCGAGTAGCGGAATATGGTAGTGTGTCGGTCCCGCAGCTGATGGACATTGGACGCTTTTCTCATGTGATGCACATTATATCAAAAGTAACAGGAGTTCTAGCACCTCAATTCACTAGTTTAGATGCTGTTGTAGCCTCCTTCCCTGCAGGAACTGTGTCTGGTGCTCCGAAAGTACGGGCGATGCAAATTTTAAATGAGCTGGAACCAACTTCACGATCGATTTACTCAGGTGCGATCGGTTATATCGGTTTCGATGGAAACATTGACTCATGTATCGCGATTCGAACAATGGTTATCAAGGATGGAACAGCATACGTACAGGCTGGAGCAGGAATTGTAGCTGATTCAATACCAGAAAACGAATGGGAAGAGACACGAAATAAAGCGAGCGCCTTGATTAAAGCAATACAAGTAGCTGAAGCGATTTTTGATAAAAAGGAGGAGCAGCTTAATGTTTAA